From Kitasatospora sp. MAP12-44:
GGTCGCCGGTGACGGTGACCAGGTCGTTGAAGTCGTCGGTGCGCAGGCCGGCGGTGAACGCCTCGGGCCCCAGGAGGGCGTCGTAGGTGATGTCGGTGACCGCCCCGGTGGCGTCGTAGGCGAAGGCGACCGTGTGCGGCGCGCCGTTGGCGTAGGCGGCCACGCTGACGGTGCGGGAGGTCACCAGGCCCAGCTCGTTGTAGGCGTAGGTGGTGACGGTGGCAGGCTCCTCGCCGTCGCAGGGACCGGACCAGGACTGCCACAGCCTGCCGTAGAGGCGCGGGTCGCTGCCGTCGCCGTCGTACCGGTGGCGGGTGAGCCAGGTGCCCGAAGCGGGCAGCCAGGCCGGGTCGTCGGCGTGCGCCTGGAGTCGGACGCGGTCCCAGGCTGCGTCGCAGGTGCCCTCCTCGGTGAGCCGGCCCAGGCTGTCGTACCGGCGGTAGCACAGGTAGCCCTCGGCGGCGGCCTGCGGGAGTTGGCTGAACCTGCGCCGACCCAGGGTGTCGTAGACGTACTCGGCGCTGCCGTTGAGGTCGGGGCCGGTGGCGGTGAGCGGGTTGCCGAGGAAGTCGTAGCTGGTCAGCTCGACGAAGCGTTCCCGGTCGCTGACCCGGGTGTCGAACAGGTTCGGCTGCTCGCGGCGCACCACGTTGCCGTAGGCGTCGTGGAAGTTGCGGGCGAGTGCGAAGGTGCCCGGGGCGCCGGCCAGGTCGCCCTGTGCCGTGGCAAGGGTCCGGCCGAGCCGGTCGGTCCAGGTGCGCGCCGTGAGACCGTCGGGGCCGATGGTCACGGTCACCGGGAAGGTGCCGGCCGGCAGGTCGGGCAGCAGCGGTTCGTAACTGTTGACGCGGTACTCGGTGCGGGTGGTGTGCCGCTGCCCGGCCGGCTTGGCGGTGTCGACGGCGAAGGCCTTGCCCGGTCGGCCCGCCTCGACCGGGCGGCCCAGCGGGGAGCGCTCGAAGACAGTGCGGGTGAACGGGTAGCCCTCGTCCTCCCGGTAGGCGCGGGTCAGCTCGCAGTTGCCCATCGCGCCGGTCGCCGGGTCCAACTCGGTGACCAGGGCGGGCCGGTAGCCGACCGGCTCGCCGTCGACCTCGACGCTCTTGGTCGCCACCGCCGCCCGGCCGGCGTGATCGTAGCAGGTGGCGCAGACCCGGATCCGGGTGTCCGCGATGCGCTGCAGCTGGTACGGGCGGCCGCAGTTGTCGGTCCAGGAGACGGCTACCACCGGATCCGTGCCGAGCGCGATCCAGCGCAGCGCCAGGTCCCCCTCGCAGGCCAGCTCGACCGGCCCGGCGAAGCCTGTGGGGTCCAGGTGCTGGAGCACCAACTGGCCGTCGACGTACCAGAGCACGCGGTGCGGCCAGGTGGCCAGCAGCAGGTCGGTGCCCACCGGTCCGGCGGCCGAGACGACCGCGCTGCCGTCCGGTCGGTGCAGCGACCAGGCGCCCTCGCTCCAGTGCACCGACCAGCCCCCGCCGAAGGTCAGCCGCAGCGGCCCGGCCACGGGGACGTCACCGGCCAGGCCGAAGCGCAGCAGCCAGCCGCTGTCCGGTGTTTGGCGGAGAGTCAGTTTCCCGGTGCCGGTGGACGCGTGGCGCAGCAGGCCGGGGCTCTGGTGCCAGCAGGCGCTGGGCTGCCACTGGGCCTGCCACTGCTTGCCCTGCCGGAAGTCGGTGAAACTGCCCTGCCCGCGCAGCGCGACCAGCAGCGAGCCGTTGGGGCGGGCCGCATCGAAGCCGCCGGGGGCGGTGCGCCAGAGCTGGTCAGCGGACATCGACAGCGGTGATCCGTCCGGGCCGATCTCCACGACCGGACGCTTGAGCAGGTCGTAGGCGATGCGGCGGCAGTCGCCGAGGATGTCCACGGTAGCGCGCTGCTCCTGTCCGTCCGGCGAGTACACCGAGGCGCGCAGGCTCGCCTGGACCGGCGCGAAAGCCAGGTCGTCGACCAGCAGGTAGTGGTGGTCCTGCCGACTGGTGACGGTGAGGGTCAGCGACTGGAGCGCGCCCACCCCGAGCGCCCGCGGGTCGATCAGCTGGTGCAGCCACTGCCACTGGTCGTCGGTGGCGGGGATGGCGGTCACGATCTCGGCCGTGCCGCCCTGCTCGCCGCGGACCGTGATCCGCCACGCCGCGAGCTCCGGGTCGCTGACGAAGCCCGGCTCGGTGCAGACCCAGCAGGAGAGTTGGTAGGGCAGGTCGCCACGGGCCGGCGTGAGCTCGTTGGTGAGGCCGATCGCGGTGTCCGGGTCGCCGGGGACGGCAAGGCGCCGCGAACCGCAGTGCGCGGCGCCCTCGGTGATGTAGAGCGCCGGGTCCAGGCCCGCCGGGGTGAGGGTCCATCCGCCGGCGTCCTCGTACTCCTCGAAGCCGTAGTAGCACGCCTCGTCGGCCTGTGGATCGGCGCCCGCGGCGGTCGCGACCGCGAACCGGCGTTCGCGGTCGTAGATGACGGCGGCGAGGTGGCCGCCCTCGTCCAGCGCGGCGAGCGGCTGGGCCCGGGCGGTGACGGCGAGCACCTGACGGGCCGCCAGCCAGTGTGGGCCGGGGTCGGCGTCGGCTGCCCAGCCCGTGAACTCCGGTGTGCCGGTGCCCAGCCACTGGAACCCGCGGTGGGCCGCCCACGGGCCCCAGGCGTTCGAGTAGGTGGTGACCGTGCTGGCGGTGACCACGGCGGCCGTCAGATCCTCGGAGGTCGCCTGGCTCACCGGCACCAGGCAGTTGAGGTCGGCGAGTTGCCGGTACACCTCCCAGGCGTAGGTGGTGCGACGGCTGAGCCGCCGGGTGACGCCGCTGTCATCGACGTTCTCGGTGAGCTCCAGGCAGGGCTGTCCCTTGGCGTTGTACTCGTACTCGGTGGCCGTGCGCAGCCACCCGTACACGGTGACGTCCGTGCCGTCGGCGACGAGCTGGTAGTGCGCGCCGGCGGCGTCGGTCAGTGTCCACCGCCGGCCGGGCCGGTCGACCTCGACCGTGACGGGGTCCAGCAGTGGCAGCCCGGCGGCGGCGAACCGGTTCCGCAGTGCGCTCGGCAGCGCCTGGCCGTCCAGCTCCGCGACCCCGACCGGCCCGGTGGACATCAACTTCCCTGCGGTGGCGTCCGTCTGGCGCCGCGTCCTGGTGTAGGCACCGGCGATGCGCCGGCCGCTGTCGCCGCCGGTGTACGTGTACGGGTAGCTGAGGCTCTCGGTGACCTGTCGGCCGTCGGCGTCGTAGGCGCGGCTGCGGAACAGCTGTCCGTTGAGCTGGCTGAAGTAGGTGCGGGCATTGGTGTAAGCGTCGGAGGGCGGGTAGACCACGCCGGGAACGGACGGGCTCAGGCCGTTGAAGAAGACCCGTTCGACCCAGCCGTCCCCACCGTCGCCGGGCGTCGCCCGGACGGTCACGAACTGGGTCACCAGACCGTACGGGTCGTAGGTGGCGGTGGCCGCGTCGTAGCGCAGGGTGGTGCGCTGGGTCTGGTAGCCGCTGTCGCTGCGCGCCTCGACGACCGGGTGGGCGACCAAACGGGTGGCGACCGCACCGCCTACCACGCGGTAGAGGGCCAGGTGGGTGGCCTTGTCGAACTCCGGGCCCTGGTAGGTGAGGAACGCGCCGGGTCCGGTGAGGATCTGGCCGGGCTGGGCGTCCGGCACCACCACCCGCTCCCCGGCGAGCGTCGCGCTCTCCAGCACCCGGCCGTCGGCGAGCGTCAGTACGTGCGTCGAACCGTCGCCGTCCTGGTACGCGAGGTACGTCGGCGCCGCGTTGACCAGGGTGGTGAGGTCCGCGCTCGCGGGGAGGGTGCATGCCTTGGTCCACTTCCCGTCGGCGGTACGCCGCAGCAGGTCGCGGCCGACCGTGCGGTATCCCGGGGCGAGCGTCGGCAGGCCGCTGGTGGTCCCGCTGAAGCGAGTGCTCGGGCGCCAGGCATTGCGGTAGGGGTCGTACTCGTAGAGTTCGCTGGTCCACTCGTTCTCGGACTTCACGGTTGTGACGTAAGCGCTGTCGGCGGCGTAGCTGTAGCTGTAGAGCGATCCGGTGACCGGTTTCACCCCGGCGACCGACTGCCAGTGCGCGCCGTCGAAGCGGTACAGGTGCTGACCGTTGGCGACCGTCGACCCGTTCACCACCACGTACCCGACCGGGTTGCGCACGTCCAGCGGCTGCGCCCCGTCGGCCTTCACCGGCGTGCCGAACCCGTAGGTCGTGGACCAGGTGAGCAGCCGGGTGGCGTACTTCACCGACTTCGACGGCTCGTCGATCGCGGTGACGAAGCCCAGCGCGGCGAAGGACGCTCCGGTGGCGAGCATGTGCTCGCGGCGGGTCGCCGTCCAGTCGATGTCCACGACCTCGCTCAGGGACCCCCCGCGCTGCCAGTTCCGCCCGGGATCGGCGTAGAACAGCTCGGTTCTCAGCGTCCGGGTGGTGGCGGCGTAGGTGGCGGCGACAAGGAAGTTCACGCCGCTGGAGAGCACGACCTCGGCAACACCGGCCAACCCGAAGGCGTGCTCCATCCAGCGCGAGCCGACGGGGTCCCAGCTGATGACCTTGAGTTGTCCGGCGGCGGCATCGGCGACCGCGAGGAATCCCGATCCGACGCTCACCGCCGGGTCGCTCATCGACGCGCCGAGGCTGACCTGATACGGCGTCCGGTCCCACTCGCCGAAGCGGAACCGGTCGGCTCGCACCACGTTGACCCGGTACTGCTTGCTACGCGCGTCGCGGTACCAGATCGCGAAGAACCCCTCACCGGTCAGCACCCGCACAGTCCCCGGGACCGCCAGCCAGTTGCGCGTGTCGCTCTGACTGGACCAACTGCCGTTCCAGGAGTACACATCGGTCCTGACCTGGCCCGTGCCGGAGTTCTCCCAGGTGACCACGGTGTACGTCGGGCCTTGCCAGACCCGCGGCGTCCACCCCGCGCCCGGGCTGGTGACGGGCACCCGCAGGGCGGTGTTGGGAAGCGGGACAGCCTCGTAGGTGTATTGCGAGCAGCCGCCCTGCGGGGTGAGGACGCTCTTCAGCGCGCCCGGGAGCGCTGCTGCGCCACCGTGGTAGTCGAACTCCGCCCCCGGGAGTGACGTGCCGCCCGCAACCTCCTGGCGAATCCCGACGAGGTAGCGTTTGGTGTACGCATCGTCGCGCGGAGAACGGGAGACATTGCGCAACTCGTAGTCCAGCCTGGTGGTCAGCGTCAGGGCGCCGTCGCGGCCCCGAACCTCGATCCGGTCCAGGTAGCGGTCTTCGAGGCGGTACTGGTAGGCGTTGCGGCCACCGACCGGGGGCACTTGCGGTGGCGGGGCCTCGAACGGCTCCTTCGGCAGGTACGAGAAGTCGACGCTCTGGCCGAAGACATCGACGATCCGGCGCAGTCGGCAGGAGCGGGTGTACCGCGCGCCTTCGCTCACGCCGATCGCGGCCTCGTCGGTGTCGTACGCGAAGGACATCGTGTCGCCGGCCATCGAGCGAACCTCGTCCAGGTTCCAGGCGACCGGGAAGCTCGCCCCGTTGGCCGCCGTGGTGGGGCCGATCCAGTTGCCCCAGCGCACGCCCCACTGCACGGCACCGCGCCCGTAGGTGTAGGTGGCGCCGTCCTCGCGCACGATCTGCCAGTACTGGCGCTCGGCGTCGGGGTAGTAGCGGATGTCCCAGAACTGGTAGTCACGCAGTTGGAAGACCTGCGCCCCCTCGGATGCGCCGACCCGTACCAGCTGCCTCGGGGCGCCGCCGGTCACCAGGTAGAACACGTCGTCCAGGTTGGTGCCGCTGTCCTGGTGCTCAGCGGTGATCCGGTCGAACGGCAACGACCAACCCAGGCCCAGGAGATCGGTGGGTTCGGTGAGGTTCCAACGCTGCGCCGCACGGTGCACGCCGCTGCTGTAGAACGCGGCCACGTTGACATCGAGTCCGTTGCGCCCGCTCAGCGACACCAGGTTGATCGGGAGGTTCACCTCACCGCGGAACATGTTCACCGCGTTGGCGACGGCGTCGCCGAGGAAGACCTGCGACGCCCGCACCCCGGGTGCGGCCGCCTGCTGCCCTGTGCTTGCCATAGCTACTCCCGTCGGGCGGGCATCGGACGCCACCGCAGCCGGAACTGGAATCTCGCGAAGATACCGCCGAGCCATCAGTAGGGCAGATAGGGCGTTTGATGGCAAAGTTTCCCCCAGCGTGTCCCCCGAGATAGGCGGTCGCCGTCACGAGAAGTCGGCGTCCGGCGTCATCTGACCGGGGTGTGCATCTGGTGCGCGGACTCGCCCGATGGGCAGCGATGCCCTTCCTGCTTCCAGCTCCTCGACCCCGCGGCGCACCGTGGTCTCGCTCATCCCAGCGGTCCTCGCGCCGCCCGTACCCCGCCGTGGCCGAGCAACCTAGCCTCCGTGGCCACGGCCGGACTTGGAGACGCCCGGGAGGACCTCCAGCCGGACGCGCCTTCGAGGTCACCCCGGGCCGACGCATCGCCTGGCGCTGGCAGACCCGCAAGGAACCCCGCGCCGCCGACACCAGCCGCGTCACCTTCTGGGCGGCGTTGGCGCAGGCGTTGGCGCAGGCGCCGCAGAGGGTAGAGGGTCTCGGTGCGGCGGGTTGCTCGCAGGCGCGGGGCGAGGGGCCCGCCGAACCGCAGCTGGTCGAGCTCGACCGGCGCGACACGGCCACCGTCACCGCACGAATATCGGCCCAAATACTTACCCTGCCAGCCAAGTTGAGAAAGAGGCTGACCTGGGACCGCGGAATGGAACTGGCCGCCCACAAGAACGTCACGGCTGCGACCGGCCTGGCCGTCTACTTCGCCGACCCTCAGAGCCCATGGCAGCGCGGCACCAACGAGAACACCAACCGCCTCCTGCGCCAGTACCTGCCCAAGGCCACCGGAATGGGGCACCTCACCCAGACCGACCTGGATGCCATCGCCCTGCGGCTGAACACCCGACCTCGGAGGACCCTCGACTTCGAGACACCAGCCGATAGGCTGGAGGCCCTGTTGCGCTGACCGGTTGAGTTCACCACGGCTTTCTTCGCGACGGAGACCCGGTGACGGTGCACCCGTTCATCGAGGTGGAGAAGCAGGGCGGCCGCAACGTCAAGCGGACGTGTGAACTGCTGAAGGTCTCCCGGCCGCCTCGCGCGCCGCGGCCGACTACCGGGGCGGGTGGGCGTCGGGGGTGGTGAACGTGTATCCGGCGGAGATCAGTTGCGGCAGGTAGCTGGTGAGGGCCGCCACCGTCTGGGAACGGTCGCCGCCGGTGCCGGCGGGCGGATCGTCGTCGCCGCCCTCGGTGCCGTCGTGGTTCAGTACGATCGCGCCGGTGGCGGCACCCGCCAGGACGCGGTTGATGATGGTGTCGGTGCCGGGGTTGGCCCAGTCGGTGGGGTCCACCGACCAGGAGATCGGGCGCAGGCCGAGGTCGGCGCAGATCGAGAGGGTGGAGTCGGTGAAGTTGCCGTAGGGGGCGCGGAAGAGCACCGGGGCCCGGCCGACGACGTTCTCGACGGCGTCCTGGGTCCGCTGGATCTGGTCACGGACGTAGTCGTCGGAAAGGTCGACGAAGTCGGGGTGGGACCAGGAGTGGTTCCCCACGGTGTGCCCCTCCGCGGCGATCCTGCGCAGCACGTCCGGATAGAGCCCGATGTTGTCACCGCAGACGAAGAACGTCGCGTGGACACCGTTGTCGCGCAGCACGTCCAGCACCTGAGGCGTGTACTGCGGGCTGGGGCCGTCGTCGAAGGTGAGGGCCATCACCATCGAGCCGGCGTCGACCTCGCTCTCCGGCATCGGAAGCGACCGGCTCGAGCGGCGCGACCCGGACTTGGCGGCGGCCGGTCCGGACGGAGCACCGAGGGTGAGCAGTGTGGCCGCACCCGCGACGAGGAAGCGTCGGCGCGGCAGCGAATGGTGTGTCTGTGCCATTCGGCCAGTGTGTGCCGCGGCGGCCGGGTCCGATGACGAACCGCGCCGGTACGGCTCCACGCGGGTGGCGGCCCCTCGACCTCGTCCGATGGGGGAGAGCGTGCCGGGACACGGAGTCGCCGCGCTCCTGACCTCCTGTCAAGGATTCGCCACGGTGCCCCCATTCAGCGGAGCGTCCCGTGCGGCAAACGGCTTCCGGGACGGCGCCCGGGTGTACTCGCATCGGCACGTGATGTCGGCAGACGCACCGTCCTGCCCCCGCGCCGGAAGCTGGCACAGCGAGGAGTGACACCCCACGGTGATGAAGCGCCACACCGCGATCTTGCTGGTGTCTTGTCTGTCATCGATGCTCGTACCGACCCTGTCAGTGGCCCCGGCCGTCGCCGAGGCGCCCGCGGTCACCCACTCACCCGCTGACGCGATCGCCCTGGCGCTGGCCAACGTCGACAAGGGGGCAGGTACCTGTTCCCTGGTCAATCCCGCGCCCAACAGCCTGGGCGGTACGGAGTTCGAGACGAGTTGCGTGGGCTGGGCCGGCGTCCCCGAGTACTGGTGCGCGGACTTCGCCACCTGGGTCTGGCGGAACAGCGGTCTGAACGTCACCGGTCTCAACGCCGACGTGGTCTCCTTCACCGGCTCGGCCCGTAAGAACGGCAGTACCGTCCACACCGACCGTGGGTACCACCCGCAGCTTGGGGACGCCGCGGTATACAGCGACGAGCACGTCGGCCTTGTCACGGCGATCGGTGCGGACGGCTCGATCCAGATCACCAACGGCGACTTCGGCGGCGACGACAGCAGCACCGAAGCGCACTTCGCCCAGACATCGCTGGTGGTCAACGAAACCGTCAAAGCCACCGACATCCCGGTGGGCTCGTTTCAGAGCACCGAGAGGCACACGGTCACCGCGTACGTCACCCCGAGTGCCGTCACGCCTGCGCGGGGGTTCTGGGAAGACCTGGCCACCTGGCTGTCCGGGACGGGGGCCGGGCCGGCAACCGCACCCCACCGTCCGCACCGGCCGTAGGGCCTGCTCCAGAAGTGGGTCAAGGTCAACACCGTTGCGTTTACGTCCGTGAGCGGTTGGCGAGTCCGTGCTCGAAGAACGTGACGGTGGTGTGGACGGTGTAGTTCTGGCTGGTCGTTGGTTGTTGGCCGGCGTTCGGCCTGTACTTGCTGGTGGGGTTTTTGCGGGTTCGGGCCTTGATACGGGCGACTGCTGACCAGCCTCCTCGACCCGGCCGCCTTCCCGGCCGCCGAGTTCCGTCGGCCAGGGTGACGGTGACGGAGGCCTCGATGACACGGACGGTCAGCAGGGCGGGCAGTACGCCGTAGCCGATCCGGGCCAGGTAGGAGCCGTCACCCAGGGACTCTGTTGCTCTATTCGGGCTCGTCGATCAGGCCGCGAGTTGGTGGGCGAGTTGGGAGAGTCGGCTGGTCCAGGGACGTTGGGGGTCTTCGGCCCAGTGGGCGTCGAGCCGGATGACGTTGATCGCGGTGGCGGAGTAGGCGTGCTGGAGGCTGGTCCTGGGCAGGCCGCGGTAGCGGGCCCGGCGTAGGCCGGTGACGTCGAGGGCCTGGTTGATGGTGCCCTCGACACCGGCCCGGAGGGCGTACTTGGTCTGCCAGCTGTCGGTCTTCTGCTCGGCGCGCGGCGGCGACGGTCTCGTGCAGCTCGCGGGGCCGCAGGGTGAGCATGCGGTTGCCGCGCGCGGCGGTGGTGCACTTGTCGCGGGAGGGGCAGGTGCCACAGTCGGAGCAGGCGAACTCGATCACGATGGCGTCGTGGCCGTGCTGCTGGACGGGATACCAGCCAGTGCTGGTGCGGCCTTCGGGGCAGCGGACCTGACGTGCTGTCCAGTCGATGCGGAAGGCGCTCTTGTCGAAGCCTTCGGCGGCCCGGGCCTGTCGGGAGTGGTCGGCCAGCAGCGGCGTGATCATGGCGATGCCCTCGCGTGCGGCAGCGGCGTGCAGGTCGGCGGAGGGGTAGCCGGAGTCCAGGTAGTGCTCGCCCGGCTTGACCTGCCGCTCGGTCAGTCGCTGCTGGATGCCGGCGGTGGCGGTCACGTCAGGTGCGGTCGAGGCGGTGGTGACCACGTCCGTGATCAGGTTCGGAGTCCGGGTCCGGGCCCCGGCCGCGGCGCCGTCGGGGCTGTCGTCGCAGGTCTCGGTGAGGTGGACCTTGTAGCCGCACCAGAACAGCTCGTCTCCCTTGGCGGACCAGCGGGCGTGCGGGTCGTAGGGGGAGGCGAGCCGCAGATGGCCGGGCGGGACGCCGTCCACTTCGGCCTCCCGCTTCCTGACCACCTCCCGTCCCCGGGCGTCGGTGTGCACGTAGTAGGTCTGCAGGAAGATCCGTCGCAGCAGCTGGACCGCCTCGTTCCCGCGCAGCCACACCGGGGCACCGGGTGCGTGAGCCGCGTGCAGCAGCGCGAGGGCGTCCTGGCCGGAGACCTCGGCCAGCCGCTCCCGCTTCGCCTTCGACGAGGGAAGCCGCCATGAGTCGATCCTGGCCGCGTAGCGCAGTTCCCACTCCGCCACCGGTACCGATTGTGCGAGCCAGGTCGGAGCGGCCGTGGCCAGTGCCTCCAGCGCCGCGCGCACGCTCTCACCGGCGAGCTCCAACCGGTTCAAGTCCCGCACCGCGCTGATGACATGGGTGGAGTCGGTGCGTTGCTTGCCCCCGGCCTCGATCAGCCCATCCTGGCGGCAGTGTTCCACCAGCCGGTCGAAGATCAGGCGTTCCATGCCGTGCTCGACCAACCGGACCCGGAACTTCGCCAGCTCCGTGAAGTCGAACCCCGGATCGGTCAGCTCCAGGCCGAGCGCGTACTTCCAGTCGATCGCCCGGACCGCCATCCCGGCGGCCTGGCGGTCGGTCAGGTTCTCCGCGAACTGCAGCACCGTGACCAGCGCCAGCATCCCCGGTGACAGGCCCGGCGCCCCGCGCATCCCGAACGCGGACGCGAACGGCTCGTCCGCGAAGACCTCAGCCAGATTCTCCCGCACCCGCATAGCCAGCTTCCCCTTCGGGAAAGCCGCCGCCGCGACCAGCGCCGTCTGCTCCAGGACCTCCGGCAGTCCCGCCGCCCTCATCGACACCCGCACCACCCCCGCGACCGCCTGCCCACGAGACGACCGCAGGAGCGATCATGCCGCAGTCAACCGACCCACGGCCCGAATTGAGCAACAGAGTCTTCGGCCTGCTCAAAGCGGAGATCGGCACCACCCTCTGGGGCAGCCGCGAGGCCGCGCCGACGTCTTCCGTTGCGTCGGGCATGAACACCGTCGAGCGTCGGTGGAACCACTCCGAGCGGGTGAACGTCTCCTGGGCTGCGGGGCAGGGGATGCCCTGCCGTGACGGTCGGCAGTGGAAGCGAGCACATGGGGAACGCACCAGCACAGTGGCCGTACTACGTTGCGCCTCCGTCCCAAAGCCGCTGGCCGCGCCGCCTCGGGATCGGTTGCGCGGTCCTGGTGGGAGGGGGCGGCGTGGCACTGATGGGGCTTCTCTTCTGGGCTGACGCAACGATGATGGACAAGGGCTGCGGGTCAGTCGACCCGACCGACCCGATGAACTACAGCGCCGTGTCCATCCGCAACGACTCGACCGCACCTGTCGTGGTGGACCAGTGCGTTGGTGCCTACTGCGACCTTGAGACCACGTCGGTGACCCTGCAACCCAGTGAGCAGGCTCCGGTCCACGCCGCATGCGGAGT
This genomic window contains:
- a CDS encoding polysaccharide deacetylase family protein, giving the protein MAQTHHSLPRRRFLVAGAATLLTLGAPSGPAAAKSGSRRSSRSLPMPESEVDAGSMVMALTFDDGPSPQYTPQVLDVLRDNGVHATFFVCGDNIGLYPDVLRRIAAEGHTVGNHSWSHPDFVDLSDDYVRDQIQRTQDAVENVVGRAPVLFRAPYGNFTDSTLSICADLGLRPISWSVDPTDWANPGTDTIINRVLAGAATGAIVLNHDGTEGGDDDPPAGTGGDRSQTVAALTSYLPQLISAGYTFTTPDAHPPR
- a CDS encoding IS30 family transposase, producing MAEQPSLRGHGRTWRRPGGPPAGRAFEVTPGRRIAWRWQTRKEPRAADTSRVTFWAALAQALAQAPQRVEGLGAAGCSQARGEGPAEPQLVELDRRDTATVTARISAQILTLPAKLRKRLTWDRGMELAAHKNVTAATGLAVYFADPQSPWQRGTNENTNRLLRQYLPKATGMGHLTQTDLDAIALRLNTRPRRTLDFETPADRLEALLR
- a CDS encoding RHS repeat-associated core domain-containing protein: MASTGQQAAAPGVRASQVFLGDAVANAVNMFRGEVNLPINLVSLSGRNGLDVNVAAFYSSGVHRAAQRWNLTEPTDLLGLGWSLPFDRITAEHQDSGTNLDDVFYLVTGGAPRQLVRVGASEGAQVFQLRDYQFWDIRYYPDAERQYWQIVREDGATYTYGRGAVQWGVRWGNWIGPTTAANGASFPVAWNLDEVRSMAGDTMSFAYDTDEAAIGVSEGARYTRSCRLRRIVDVFGQSVDFSYLPKEPFEAPPPQVPPVGGRNAYQYRLEDRYLDRIEVRGRDGALTLTTRLDYELRNVSRSPRDDAYTKRYLVGIRQEVAGGTSLPGAEFDYHGGAAALPGALKSVLTPQGGCSQYTYEAVPLPNTALRVPVTSPGAGWTPRVWQGPTYTVVTWENSGTGQVRTDVYSWNGSWSSQSDTRNWLAVPGTVRVLTGEGFFAIWYRDARSKQYRVNVVRADRFRFGEWDRTPYQVSLGASMSDPAVSVGSGFLAVADAAAGQLKVISWDPVGSRWMEHAFGLAGVAEVVLSSGVNFLVAATYAATTRTLRTELFYADPGRNWQRGGSLSEVVDIDWTATRREHMLATGASFAALGFVTAIDEPSKSVKYATRLLTWSTTYGFGTPVKADGAQPLDVRNPVGYVVVNGSTVANGQHLYRFDGAHWQSVAGVKPVTGSLYSYSYAADSAYVTTVKSENEWTSELYEYDPYRNAWRPSTRFSGTTSGLPTLAPGYRTVGRDLLRRTADGKWTKACTLPASADLTTLVNAAPTYLAYQDGDGSTHVLTLADGRVLESATLAGERVVVPDAQPGQILTGPGAFLTYQGPEFDKATHLALYRVVGGAVATRLVAHPVVEARSDSGYQTQRTTLRYDAATATYDPYGLVTQFVTVRATPGDGGDGWVERVFFNGLSPSVPGVVYPPSDAYTNARTYFSQLNGQLFRSRAYDADGRQVTESLSYPYTYTGGDSGRRIAGAYTRTRRQTDATAGKLMSTGPVGVAELDGQALPSALRNRFAAAGLPLLDPVTVEVDRPGRRWTLTDAAGAHYQLVADGTDVTVYGWLRTATEYEYNAKGQPCLELTENVDDSGVTRRLSRRTTYAWEVYRQLADLNCLVPVSQATSEDLTAAVVTASTVTTYSNAWGPWAAHRGFQWLGTGTPEFTGWAADADPGPHWLAARQVLAVTARAQPLAALDEGGHLAAVIYDRERRFAVATAAGADPQADEACYYGFEEYEDAGGWTLTPAGLDPALYITEGAAHCGSRRLAVPGDPDTAIGLTNELTPARGDLPYQLSCWVCTEPGFVSDPELAAWRITVRGEQGGTAEIVTAIPATDDQWQWLHQLIDPRALGVGALQSLTLTVTSRQDHHYLLVDDLAFAPVQASLRASVYSPDGQEQRATVDILGDCRRIAYDLLKRPVVEIGPDGSPLSMSADQLWRTAPGGFDAARPNGSLLVALRGQGSFTDFRQGKQWQAQWQPSACWHQSPGLLRHASTGTGKLTLRQTPDSGWLLRFGLAGDVPVAGPLRLTFGGGWSVHWSEGAWSLHRPDGSAVVSAAGPVGTDLLLATWPHRVLWYVDGQLVLQHLDPTGFAGPVELACEGDLALRWIALGTDPVVAVSWTDNCGRPYQLQRIADTRIRVCATCYDHAGRAAVATKSVEVDGEPVGYRPALVTELDPATGAMGNCELTRAYREDEGYPFTRTVFERSPLGRPVEAGRPGKAFAVDTAKPAGQRHTTRTEYRVNSYEPLLPDLPAGTFPVTVTIGPDGLTARTWTDRLGRTLATAQGDLAGAPGTFALARNFHDAYGNVVRREQPNLFDTRVSDRERFVELTSYDFLGNPLTATGPDLNGSAEYVYDTLGRRRFSQLPQAAAEGYLCYRRYDSLGRLTEEGTCDAAWDRVRLQAHADDPAWLPASGTWLTRHRYDGDGSDPRLYGRLWQSWSGPCDGEEPATVTTYAYNELGLVTSRTVSVAAYANGAPHTVAFAYDATGAVTDITYDALLGPEAFTAGLRTDDFNDLVTVTGDHGGRSTELGRFAYRPDGALATEVLAPGTVAELTRSYRYTPPGWLASVTDRYFTETTDYTTGGRGGAGYHDGRAARVTTGFTGVRQDGFVPDFDYRYGYDALGRLAEALNSAGAQFGVSGLDYDANGNLTARTIGELAQRLSYQDGTNRLRAVEDGVESGAFDYDRDGDTTDAPSLGVCDLRYQRISRLPAGLSSPAGELRLERDAAGTMVYRAGPDGQRLYVPGDAGPLALHRTDASGERHRGYLVPGPGGTLAIWSPEGTAYVLRGRLGSTRALYDGCGLLVGAFNYLPYGGFLGTPLDLGASTTYPYLFTGAERDPVTGLYLFPLRIYDPSTGRFLSTDPAGQYASPYLYAGADPVNTFDPTGGFAWSWAAFGAVVGGLLAAAAGIALTIATGGLALGWMVAGAVVGGLAIGAGLASAGYGFGKADASTSTFDVAEWGIMVGLGAAFGAMSAGLGFVAVGAGTATAFGVETVIGIGMGALDGFVTNGSLNAYHPNSGGFMAGAGAGAGWGALGGLAGGLVGGVLGRGPMLRTSRTLKAVGNTAEADRGQMHTFVYRKFPRVEPEYKMHVLVGAKPAGEDLHITHLVRPTKRAEIYGESPDWPTVPVHPDATWTSVDVPTANAARARGFAEGQLALPDVGNFSFLTNNCTTYARSVLREAGLYPPIWTATPSSLKLWMRTIGQRVNLGVE
- a CDS encoding transposase, whose translation is MAPAPPATSAPPPRAATACSPCGPASCTRPSPPRAEQKTDSWQTKYALRAGVEGTINQALDVTGLRRARYRGLPRTSLQHAYSATAINVIRLDAHWAEDPQRPWTSRLSQLAHQLAA
- a CDS encoding CHAP domain-containing protein codes for the protein MLVPTLSVAPAVAEAPAVTHSPADAIALALANVDKGAGTCSLVNPAPNSLGGTEFETSCVGWAGVPEYWCADFATWVWRNSGLNVTGLNADVVSFTGSARKNGSTVHTDRGYHPQLGDAAVYSDEHVGLVTAIGADGSIQITNGDFGGDDSSTEAHFAQTSLVVNETVKATDIPVGSFQSTERHTVTAYVTPSAVTPARGFWEDLATWLSGTGAGPATAPHRPHRP